The region TAATAAAGCAGATATACAACTGCCTATTAATGATATTGTTTATATCTACAAATTTAGCGATGATAGTAAAAAAGCATTAATTGCTGGAGCATCTATTTTGGAGGTTGATAAACCTGATAGTAAACTCTATGGATGGATTGATACTAGAATACTTTCTATCTGGGGAGAGAGAACAGGCTTTAAGATAAAACCAACAAAACAAGATAAGATTCAGTTAGGGGTAGAAAATCAAACAGGTACAATATTTAGTCCTGTGATTAACTCATCAAAAGTTATAGATATTAATGACCTTGGTCATATTAGTGCTTTGGGGTATATTAAAAAGACGAATGATTTTGAAATCAGGTATCTAGACAATGTACTTGATTATAGAGAGAATAAGGTATATAATGTTTTAGGTAGAGCGATTTATTATAATGCTTATCGTGAGATTTTAGCCAATAATAGAAAGTTAAACCTTGTGTTTGTAATTGATGGATCAAGAGAGAACTTTAGCACTTTAGCAGCTTTAAGATCTGTTGTACAAGACTTTGAATTACAAATGTCAAAACAGGATTATTTTAATCAGGTAACTTTCTCAGCAACTTACTATAACGTAGATAGAGAATATCGTAAGGAGTATGTGAGTTTGTCAAAAGATTATAACCAGCTTTCTAATGCTTTAGATAAGCGCTTTTTCTCAAATACAAAAGCAACATCTAATCTTACTTTATCTGAGTCTATAAATGATGTTAATCGTATGCTAATATCAAATTTAGAACAAACAAATTTGGTTGTAATCCTTGGTAATACATTAGAACAGAGAGATAAACAAAATCAAAGTGCTTTAATAAATAATTTGGCAAGGATAAATAGCCGAGTAATTTTCTATCAGCTTAAGGCCAATAAAAGTGACAATTACAATGATTTTGTTCTCTTAGGTGAACGAGTTATTAAAGAGTCTTCTAAAGAGGTTTCTGAAAATAAAAAACAAAAACTAGTAAATCATGACGATGTATTGCAAACCAGTGAGTTTGATCTTTCTAAAGGAGATATAGGTATTTATAGACTTGATTATCCAAAGAGTAGTATGAATCAAGGGGCAATTGTTTTTCCAAGAAAAGCAGAAGAAAATAGACCTGTATTACTTCAAAATGTTATTGAAAAAACTCTCTCTGATATTGTTTTAGATAATAAAAATATTGATAGTACACTAACAGCATTTTTTAAAAGCCCGATTGGGGTATCTCACACTAAGGTTAAATCAGATTATTTGCCATGGTATAAACAAGAGAAAACATATGTTTCTACAGATATTGCTATGCCATTGATTGATAAAGATTACTCTTTTATTGTAAAGGGAAAGCTAAAAAAACAAGAAAGCGATGATTATCAAAACATAGAATACGGTGTTTTGTTAGATGATTATGAATTAGAACAAATCAGAAATTACTATTTAAGTATTTATGCCAATGTTTTTAGAAATAATACACTCACAAACAGACGTTTAATTCGTAGATATATGTCTGTGGTTAGGGACAAGAGTTTATTGCATCAAGGGGTATCAAGAAAATTCTTGTTACAAAACTCTATGCATATAGGTTTGTTTCAAAGCACTGGATTGTATTTGCCACAAACCGATAGTTTATCGAGTTTGAACCTAAGTAAATGGAAGCGTAAAAAGATTATGAATCCTATTATGTTACAACATTACTTTAAAAGCTTTAAGGATTATGCAGATATAATTCTGGCAGATAAGGGAAATAAAGAAGTGATGTTTAATCACCATGGGGTAAGTTTTTACTGGTTGAGTTATAAGTATTTACCCGTATTGGATTATTCAAAAAGTAAACAGTATGATAATAGTTTTGATATCCTACCGGTTGAACTTGAAAAAATAAAAGCTGATCAAGAAAATAAAGATGTATTGCAAGGCAATTCTAATGAGTATATCGAAAGAGTTAAAAAAGGAATGCCTTAATGAAAAAAATCCATTGAAAATATGAGTGTATTATTATCAAATGAATCAGTTCAAGAAGTGATTCATATTGCAAAATCCATAGCTAGAGAAAATTATAATCCTAAATATTCAGCCTCACATGTGCTACAGGCTTTAATGCATAAGAATATTGATTTACATGATTTTTTATTTAGCATTGATAAAGACCCTTCTTATTTTTATGAATGGGCAGAGGTGCGTATTGAAGATTATCCTAAGTCTACACAAGTTCCTGAGGAAGTAAAACAAGATATAGAATTAAAGCAAATGTGGGACAATGCAGAAGATGTAAGAATGAAATTAGGTCTTTTAGAGCTTACTCCTTTATGCTTACTGGCAAGTATTGTAAAGCCTAATTCTGTTTTTTCCTCAGAACAATTAAAGTCTTTACCCTTACGTGAGTCTGAGATCTTTGGAGCATTTCAATCCAGAGAGAGTTTACGTGTTTTTGAAAATAAAGATATAGTTGATCCTGATTTTAAGGACTTTAATCAAGAGCCTTTAAAACTAACAGCAATTGCCAATTACTGTATAGATTTAACAAAGAAAGCTATCGATGGAGAGTTTGATAGAATTGTTGGTAGAGAAAAAGAAACTAGGACTCTTGTTGAGATCTTAGGAAGACGCTCAAAGCCTAATGTTATTTTAGTAGGAGAACCTGGAGTGGGAAAGACAGCTTTGATTGAAGGTTTTGCAAAACAGTTAAGTCTACAAGAGGTCCCGTTTTTATTAAAGAATAGTAATTTATTTCAGATTGATTTAAGTCTACTTGTAGCCGGGACTAGTTATAAGGGAGAGATAGAGGACCGATTAAAAAAGATATTAACTGAGAGTAAACAACTTGGTAAAACTATTTTGTTTATAGACGAGATTCATTGTTTACTTGATAGTAAAGCAAGTATGGGAGGTGTGGCTAATTTATTAAAACCAGATTTAGCAAGGGGAGAGATTACAGTAATTGGTACAACCACTTTTGAGGAGTATAGAAAAATAATTGAACCAGAACTAGCCTTTAATAGACGATTTGAAGTCTTAGAGGTTATGGAGCCAGATGATCAGACTTGCGTGAAAATGTTAGAAAGTGTGATTGGTAAATATGAGTCACATCATAATATAACAGTTGATCTACAAGCACTGCCTACTTGTGTTGCCTTGGCCAAAAGATATTCTAAAGACAAGAAACTACCTGATACTGCATTTGATTTATTAGATAGAACTATGGCAGCTATTGGTATGCTTGATGAATTATCTCAAGCAGAGTTGGAATCTTGGAATCTGTTTTATCAAACTAGTTTAGATAAAGACTTTGAAGATGATACTACTAAGTCTTCTGAGATGATATGGCTTTATGGTCAACTTCAAAATATGATAAGCCCTATTCTTTGGGGAATGTTAAAAGAACAACCTGAGTTAGATAGTAGTTTTTCAAGTGAAAGACTCGGTGATATCATAATTGAAATTTTTAAGGAGTTAACAGAAGCCTCAAAACAAAAAGTAAGTAGAGTATCTCATATGGAGTTAGCTGCTGTTATGGCTGCTAAAACCGGTATCCCTCTTGGTAAAATTCAAGCCAAAGAGAAGGAGAAGTTACTTAATATGGAAGAGCTTTTACAAAATAGAGTTGTGGGACAAAATCATGCTTTAAAAGTTTTGTCTGATGCCATAGTA is a window of Myroides oncorhynchi DNA encoding:
- the tssR gene encoding type VI secretion system protein TssR domain-containing protein encodes the protein MNYKFNSKIIGLVFIAAVSIAGCGIKKVPVKKTPSSSIIFKYEDNLLLSGYPKYSKPWIVFADKDQGVVYPTKNFDQADKKTNFLEPFIVLRKKGDMYKVAKYEPGSIVEDKIDKELLKGYGWLHKDDLLLWNESLKNEVNGFRLKGILAINDKDVIEKSQKYIQNDSVLIYKEPSLINKADIQLPINDIVYIYKFSDDSKKALIAGASILEVDKPDSKLYGWIDTRILSIWGERTGFKIKPTKQDKIQLGVENQTGTIFSPVINSSKVIDINDLGHISALGYIKKTNDFEIRYLDNVLDYRENKVYNVLGRAIYYNAYREILANNRKLNLVFVIDGSRENFSTLAALRSVVQDFELQMSKQDYFNQVTFSATYYNVDREYRKEYVSLSKDYNQLSNALDKRFFSNTKATSNLTLSESINDVNRMLISNLEQTNLVVILGNTLEQRDKQNQSALINNLARINSRVIFYQLKANKSDNYNDFVLLGERVIKESSKEVSENKKQKLVNHDDVLQTSEFDLSKGDIGIYRLDYPKSSMNQGAIVFPRKAEENRPVLLQNVIEKTLSDIVLDNKNIDSTLTAFFKSPIGVSHTKVKSDYLPWYKQEKTYVSTDIAMPLIDKDYSFIVKGKLKKQESDDYQNIEYGVLLDDYELEQIRNYYLSIYANVFRNNTLTNRRLIRRYMSVVRDKSLLHQGVSRKFLLQNSMHIGLFQSTGLYLPQTDSLSSLNLSKWKRKKIMNPIMLQHYFKSFKDYADIILADKGNKEVMFNHHGVSFYWLSYKYLPVLDYSKSKQYDNSFDILPVELEKIKADQENKDVLQGNSNEYIERVKKGMP
- a CDS encoding ATP-dependent Clp protease ATP-binding subunit, translated to MSVLLSNESVQEVIHIAKSIARENYNPKYSASHVLQALMHKNIDLHDFLFSIDKDPSYFYEWAEVRIEDYPKSTQVPEEVKQDIELKQMWDNAEDVRMKLGLLELTPLCLLASIVKPNSVFSSEQLKSLPLRESEIFGAFQSRESLRVFENKDIVDPDFKDFNQEPLKLTAIANYCIDLTKKAIDGEFDRIVGREKETRTLVEILGRRSKPNVILVGEPGVGKTALIEGFAKQLSLQEVPFLLKNSNLFQIDLSLLVAGTSYKGEIEDRLKKILTESKQLGKTILFIDEIHCLLDSKASMGGVANLLKPDLARGEITVIGTTTFEEYRKIIEPELAFNRRFEVLEVMEPDDQTCVKMLESVIGKYESHHNITVDLQALPTCVALAKRYSKDKKLPDTAFDLLDRTMAAIGMLDELSQAELESWNLFYQTSLDKDFEDDTTKSSEMIWLYGQLQNMISPILWGMLKEQPELDSSFSSERLGDIIIEIFKELTEASKQKVSRVSHMELAAVMAAKTGIPLGKIQAKEKEKLLNMEELLQNRVVGQNHALKVLSDAIVESRSGLNKPGQPIGSFFFLGPTGTGKTELAKSIAELLFNDEKAMIRFDMSEFKEEHSAALLYGAPPGYVGYEEGGMLVNKIRQQPYAVVLFDEIEKAHQSVFDVFLQIMDEGKIHDKLGKEGDFSNALILFTSNIGSKQIIESFNQAKIPSSKELMELMTGSFRPEFLARITEIVPFAPITELMAREIFSIQLKGLIKAFDRLNIGFEITDNAKTELAILGFNSQYGARQISGVIRQEIARPISKMIVREKLLPTQKVLVDVKNKKVVFQVI